One window of the Zea mays cultivar B73 chromosome 3, Zm-B73-REFERENCE-NAM-5.0, whole genome shotgun sequence genome contains the following:
- the LOC103652174 gene encoding LRR receptor-like serine/threonine-protein kinase IOS1, whose translation MQVCLVNTGLGTPFISGLELRPLSATMYQEATATQSLFLLSMSRPSARFYFNRYQFKPDNSFPPFRYPDDSYDRLWQRYGRNAAWTTMNTTKEVDVSNVTGSFDKPSEILQNAATPVANGANRMDFSWSSDPSLEQDANADGNATTYLLILYFAELQRVPSDGLRQFDILINNATGNDGSSQGFTPRYLSAAAVKRTVQGPGQHNVSLVATPAATLPPILNAFEIYAVKPMTEMPTDDVDAKAMMAIRECYALEENWKGDPCAPRAFAWDGLNCTYPPSIPAQITALNLSSSRLTGAINSSFGDLKSLQRLDLSKNSLSGPVPGFLAQMPSLLFLDLSSNKLSGPVPAALLEKVQNGSLVLRMDNNANLCDNGPSTCDQEKKRNRTLIIATVVPIVVAALLFVAGLLILRRMRNRQDTWMPNNSRFTSPQASSHIFENRKFTYKELKLMTANFREEIGRGGFGAVFLGYLENGNPVAVKMRSKTSSQGDKEFLAEVQHLTRVHHKNLVSLIGYCKDKKHLALVYEYMQGGSLEDCLRGEASAATPLTWHQRLKIALNSAQGLEYLHKSCQPPLIHRDVKTKNILLSADLEAKIADFGLMKAFADEFRTHVTTQPAGTLGYLDPEYYNTSQLSEKSDVYSFGVVLLELVTGQPPAVPVSDAESVHVALWVRRRLSEGDIASVADPRMGGAYDVNSVWKVAELGLRCKEQPSRERPAMTDIVAELRESLQLEVSYAMGYYSSSVSTSAIDLSTASAGLQSDEKPSDRLGQKAALELQQQHVDSESSATVGPAPR comes from the exons ATGCAG GTGTGCTTGGTGAATACGGGGCTGGGTACACCGTTCATCTCTGGGCTTGAGCTCAGGCCGCTGAGTGCGACCATGTACCAGGAGGCTACGGCCACTCAGTCTCTGTTTCTGCTCAGCATGTCCCGCCCATCAGCCAGATTCTATTTCAATCGGTACCAGTTCAAGCCAGACAATTCCTTCCCACCATTCAG GTACCCCGATGATTCGTACGACCGGCTGTGGCAAAGGTACGGCCGCAACGCCGCATGGACCACCATGAACACGACGAAGGAAGTCGACGTCTCCAACGTCACCGGCAGCTTCGACAAGCCGTCGGAGATACTGCAGAACGCCGCCACTCCGGTGGCGAACGGAGCTAACCGGATGGACTTCTCATGGAGCTCAGATCCCTCACTGGAGCAGGACGCGAACGCCGACGGCAACGCAACAACCTACCTTTTGATCCTCTACTTCGCGGAGCTTCAGAGGGTGCCGAGCGACGGGCTGAGACAGTTCGACATCCTCATCAACAATGCGACAGGGAATGACGGCAGCAGCCAGGGCTTTACCCCCAGGTACCTCTCCGCGGCGGCTGTAAAGCGGACGGTGCAGGGGCCTGGGCAGCACAACGTCTCGCTTGTCGCCACACCGGCGGCCACGCTTCCCCCCATTCTGAACGCGTTTGAGATATATGCAGTGAAGCCGATGACTGAGATGCCGACGGATGATGTCGATG CAAAAGCTATGATGGCAATTCGAGAATGCTATGCACTGGAGGAAAACTGGAAGGGTGATCCTTGTGCACCAAGAGCATTTGCATGGGATGGCTTGAActgcacctatccaccatctattCCTGCACAGATAACAGCTCT GAACTTATCATCGAGTAGGTTGACTGGTGCAATCAATTCTTCTTTTGGAGATCTAAAATCCCTCCAACGGCT AGATCTGTCAAAGAATAGCCTATCTGGTCCAGTGCCAGGTTTCCTGGCGCAAATGCCATCACTGTTATTCCT TGATTTGTCAAGCAACAAACTCAGTGGACCAGTACCTGCAGCTCTGCTAGAAAAGGTTCAGAATGGATCTCTGGTATTGAG GATGGATAACAACGCAAATTTGTGCGACAATGgtccttccacatgtgatcaggaGAAGAAAAGAAACAGAACACTTATCATTGCAACAGTTGTTCCAATAGTTGTAGCAGCTCTACTGTTCGTTGCAGGATTACTTATCCTACGTAGAATGAGAAATAGACAAG ATACATGGATGCCAAACAACTCAAGGTTTACTAGCCCTCAAGCCAGTTCACACATATTTGAGAACAGAAAGTTCACCTACAAGGAGCTGAAGCTCATGACAGCTAACTTCAGAGAAGAAATAGGGAGGGGAGGGTTTGGTGCCGTCTTCCTAGGATACTTGGAGAATGGAAATCCAGTTGCCGTCAAGATGCGTTCAAAGACATCCTCTCAAGGGGATAAAGAGTTTCTAGCTGAG GTTCAGCATTTGACTAGAGTTCATCACAAAAATCTGGTCTCCTTGATTGGATATTGCAAGGACAAGAAACATCTGGCCCTTGTCTATGAATACATGCAGGGAGGAAGCCTAGAGGACTGTCTAAGAG GAGAAGCCTCTGCTGCTACACCCCTCACTTGGCATCAACGTCTCAAGATCGCTCTCAACTCTGCTCAAG GGTTGGAGTACCTACACAAATCATGCCAGCCACCACTGATCCACAGGGACGTGAAGACGAAGAACATTCTTCTATCCGCTGATCTCGAGGCCAAGATAGCGGACTTCGGGCTCATGAAGGCGTTCGCTGACGAGTTCAGGACCCATGTCACGACGCAACCAGCAGGCACCCTGGGGTACCTCGACCCCGAGTACTACAACACGTCCCAGCTCAGCGAGAAGAGCGACGTGTACAGCTTCGGCGTGGTGCTCCTGGAGCtcgtcaccggccagccaccagcGGTCCCCGTAAGCGACGCCGAGAGCGTCCACGTCGCGCTGTGGGTGCGCCGGAGGCTCTCGGAGGGCGACATCGCGAGCGTCGCTGACCCGAGGATGGGAGGGGCGTACGACGTCAACTCCGTCTGGAAAGTCGCGGAGCTGGGACTCAGGTGCAAGGAACAGCCGTCGAGGGAGCGGCCGGCGATGACCGACATCGTGGCGGAGCTCAGGGAGAGCTTGCAGCTGGAGGTGTCCTATGCGATGGGCTACTACAGCAGCTCGGTCTCTACCAGCGCAATCGATCTCAGCACAGCAAGTGCTGGTTTGCAAAGCGATGAGAAACCCAGCGACCGTCTGGGGCAAAAAGCTGCACTTGAGTTGCAACAGCAACATGTAGACAGTGAATCATCGGCAACTGTAGGTCCTGCACCAAGATGA